The Trichosurus vulpecula isolate mTriVul1 chromosome 9, mTriVul1.pri, whole genome shotgun sequence region AGACAGGAGGGAGGAAATGGACAAAGGCAAAAAACTAACCTTCCTCATCGATTGTCCCAAGACGTGACAGTAGCTGTTCATAGGCATCATTCTCCTCTGGGCCCTCCTTAGGGGGAGACACACATTCGGACACAAGACTAGGATCCAGGAGGGAgactggggatgggggaggggtggggactgCTGGAAGAGGGGCCCCAGTAGAACTTCCATCCACTACCCTTCTTCCACCTCCCCAGGCTGGAAGTGGACTGAGGTTGGAGGGAAGGGTAAAGAGCACTTACAGACCAGGTCCTGGGGTTCCAAGAGAATGGGAAAAGATTGGAGCATTCTAGAGAGTGCAAAAATTGGAAATCCCAGGCCAAGGGTTGTGGATTTTGGGATCAAGGGAACAAGGGTCTCCGAAGAGGGAAGACTGAGGGTGAGAGTTCTAGGGGCAAAGGGCCTGAATTGTCCCTAGAGATCACGCATCCTGTGTCACAGAATGCATAGATCCAGGATTTCTGGGTAATAGGGTACAGAGATTGCAGGCTCCAGGGTCGAGGTCCTACAGACACAGGATTCCCGGGGCCAGTACCTGAAGGAAGGCAGCCAGCACAGCTAGGCCCCCAGGCTGCCCCAAGGCTTCTCTGAACGTGTCAAATCGGGTGTTGAGATGAACTACATGAATCTAGAATGAGAACTGACATTTGACCCCAAACCCCCAAACTCAACCTCCCACGGTCTGCCGCCGCTACCCCCAACCGCTGACTTCAACCTACTTACTGCTCACCTCAGCTGGAAACCGGTGACCACCGACGGTGTGCTCTGAGCCAGGCACCCCCGGTGCCCCCCAGTGTAGATGTAGCTGCAGGGCCCGGTACTCTGTCCCCTCGCCCAATGTCATCCACAGTCCCGGGGGCAGTATTAGCTGcactggggaagagggaggaggaaacatTGGAAAAAGGAGCCTCTGGGACTCCCCGAGATCTCATCTCCCGACTCCAGGTGCATGCCTTGCGCGTGGCCACGCACCGGTACCCAGGGACAAGGTGGCAACagcacctccccctccctcctgcaGAACCCCACCCTTAGCCACGGCTCCTCCCCTTCAGCTCCGCCCTCCTGGCGTAGCCGCCTGTTTGGTCTCACCTGTGTGGCCGTTGTTCTGCAGCTTTAGAGACTGATCCGAGGAGAGGGAGTAGCCGTGGAGCTGGGGAGGCACCAGGTCACGCCTGAAATGAGTGGATTCCGGCCGGATGTCCACTGGCGATTGAAGGTGTCCCCCGCAGGCTCGGGAGACCCGGGGCCAGAGGGGGCCGCCTGGGAACGGGGTCAAGAGGCGCCCGGATGGGTAGGTGGAGATCAGGGAGAGGTCCGGGATAGGGACAGTGAGGGTCGGTGAAAAGGGGGTGGGGCATGAGGGCGGGGCCAGAAAGAGCGATAGGGTCTAGAGGTTTAGGGGGCCAAAGGTCGAGGTGATTGGCTcaagttgggaggagggaggtcATGTTATCTGGCTCAGGTACTGGATGCTGGAGGGGcttaagagagaagagagagaagacaggcgATATGAGAAAGAACAGGATAAAGGAGAGAACCgcgagaaaaggggagagaggaagagatgaggggtgaaaaggagagaaggaaccaaggggaggcagaaagggagagaaaaggcagGCAGGAGGTGCTGGGGGCTCAGGGTTGCTACCAGGCTGGAATGAGGGAAGGGGTGATGATCAGTTTAAGACCCCAGGACCCATGGGGTCTCGGGAATGACAGAAGGTGGCgatcttggaggggggaagggggtgtGTTAGAAGAGTAAGTGACATCTCACCTCCATAGCCCCAGTGTTGATGGTCATCACCTACAAAAACGGGAATGAGGACATTGGTTCCCCCAAGGCCAACAACCAATGCTCAATACCGATGAATCAATGTGCCTCGTCCTCACCTCCTTTCCCAACTCTGCTTTCCACATCCACTCACTCCCATTTCTGTTcatgttctgttctgttctcttcttgCGGGGCTGCGGGActgagccctgggcttggagttaggcaCGCCTGTTTTCTAACCCTGCCTCTTGAGGGTTACTAGCTCTGGGACCCttagcctttctgagcctcatcttcctcatgaCTAAGGCGATAATGCTCATTATGCCAGGATTGTTGAGAGCTTCGGTTGGAGATTGgttctatgattttatttgtaGGGAGTTCCAGCATGAGGAAACTAAAgggttttgcaagccttaaagtattatgtaaatatcCTCTTCCTATGACTTGGACATTTAAGTACTGATCTCAATTTTTCCGCTAACCGTGTGACCTTAGTCAATCCATTTCAATgctcattcttctttctctttcttcaccttctccctttctttctttcctttcaaaatCAATCAACGGGCATTTTTATCAactgctatttgccaggcaccatgctggatttgccttctttctctttttcttttctcttgtcccctttcttctttcttttttttttttttgcaggggggaaggcagggcaattgggattaagtgacttgcccaaggtcacacagctagtaagtgtgtcaagtgtctgaggccagatttgaactcaggtcctcctgactctgggacccatgctctactcactgcaccacctagctgcccccctttttctttgtcaccacctccctcctttctcttctttctttcctaactcccctttctctgttcccttcttcccctttctcctcttcccgtCTTATTCCTAGTTCTCTGTTCCTCTTCTTGTCTCTCCCTTGTTtcgttctttctcttttccctatctCTGACCCTGAGTTCCCTGGCTATCTAGTGAAACTAGGCCTCCAAGGATACCCCCCAACACACATATTTCTCTACAACTCCGTACTACCCCCACTTTGCAATTCCCCTTTATGCTGTTCTTGCcctctagaatataagctctttaatgAAAGGCATTCAGGGatagccaggtggtacagtgagtagagcaccagccctggagtcaggaggacctgagttcaaatgtggcgtcagacacttgacacttactagctgtgtgaccttgggcaagtcacttaactccagttgccctgcctccaccctgtcaaaaaataaaaataatgataggaATTCTGTTgttggcttgtatttgtatcaccagctcttagcacagagccaggcacatagtaagcattaaattaagtctctctctctctctctctctctctctctctctctctctctctccccttttctttccctctccccttttttctccttatctcttctttctctttcctcacctattctctgtcttcttctttctttccctcttttttttttgaggcaatcagggttaaatgacttgcccagggtcacaaagctagtaagtgtctgaggccacatttgaactcaggtcctcctgactctagggccagtgctctatcaactgtgccacctagctgtccatgcttcttttcttttctcacctcCTCACTTCCCCCTAATCTCTCCTCTTTACCCCGCTTCATATCCCTCACTTAATCTTTTCCTTagtttttgttccttttcccttcctttctcatttcttctccttcttctgtcTCACTCCATCTGCTCCCCTCCAACCCTTCCCAGTCCAagctttcccattttctttcttccttctttctctccctcctttcttctctttcccttcctttcttttcttccttttttcttctctttcttccttccttccttcctcctttccccctcccctttctctctccctgatgAATTTAGAGAGAAAAAGTTATTGTGGTATACCATTTCTTGCTCTAGATAAAACTGCAAAGCCCCAAGCCCCTTCCCctcatcctctccttccctcccccacttctctttgTGCCATTCCCCTACCCCAACATAAAGCAATCTCTACTCTTGTCActcccattctttcctctcttcctcaccttGTGCAGGGTGAGAGGAAGGATTAAATACTCAGACCCCGGGTTTAGCTTTTGGGGGAGCGGGTGAGACAAGGGAGTGgttctgaggcagaaagagacaaagaaaaactaACCTTTCTTTTCTGGGATGTTCTTGTGGGTACCAAGATTATCTTCAGGGACTGGAGAATCCTCCACAATGGGTGGATCCTCCTTTCTGGGCGGATCCTCTTCCCTGAGTGGGACCTCCTCCCTGGGTGTATCCTCTTCCTTGGATGGCTCACCCGGTCCAGGTGAATCTTCCTCACTGGAAAGCTCCTCTTCTCCAGGTGGCTTCTCCTCTTGGTGTATATCCGCTGCCCCAGGGGGATCTCCTTCCTCTTCAGATGAATCCCTCTCACTTCCCAACATGCTGTAAGGGTGGGAGGGGACCAGAAACAGGAGGAGCAACAGCAGAGAGATGGGGGCCCTGGCTGGGAACAAGAGGGAAAACCAGCCTGGGAAAGGGGGAGCCATGCTGCTTGCAGACTGGGAGCTGAATACCCTGGTGGTGGTGCCTACGGTCTGTACGTGCTAGCAGAGGCAGAGCTgtgtggggaggggcaggggagcagGCTGACTCACAGAGAGAGCCCTTTTATAGTGATGGAACCAAAGTCTTCCTGGCCTGGCCCACTGCCCCATATGCAAGGGGGGTTGGCAGGGCAGGTGTGTGCTTAGGCAGAGTTTATCAATGTTCTAGGCTGGGCTCAGCACAAGGCACTGGTGTGCACGGGACATTCTCCTTCCTGGTACCAAAACTGCCTGCCTGACTTAACTCTTCCCTCAGCAAATGGAGCACAAAGGGagcagaaggagagggggagggtccCAGCAAGAAAGAGCCCAGAGATCTTTTTGTTTCTCAAGCCACAGGGTCTGGAGGTGATAgggtgggaatgggggtggggtctgATTGATCCAACTGTGAGGTGTGGGAGGGGCAGAGGCTGGACAGGGAGCCTGAGTTGTGGTACATATGCAGGAATGTGTCTTTGAATGTGAGGAATCTCTGTATATTTGTCTCAATACCTGTCTGTATCTCaccacgtgtgtgtgtgtatctggggggagggggggtgactGCTATTTCcctgtatgtgtctgtgtgtgtgtaagactCTGCATCTGAGTCTGTCTCACTGAATGCTGGCATCAATTCTGATGTCTTTGCAGCTGGGGGTAAATCCATCTTTCTTATCTCTGACTTTGTCTTCCTGTGGCTTTGTGTCTTGGTTTGTCCCCTCCTTCTcactttacaggggaggaaactgagccccagagaagccAATCCCACAAACACAGCTAGCTAGTATTTGGACCTTTTCGATCCTGGGTCTTTCTGTCTTTTGGATCACTTTGTCTGTTTGTATTCCTGTTTTGCCCTTTGTCCCTTGGTCTTAATATCTAGGGTTTTGCACTTTGTCCCTTGGTCTTAATATCTAGGGTTTTGCTCTTTGTCCCTTGGTCTTAATATCTAGGGCTGGgtgggaccttaaagatcatttaattcaaatccctaattttacagatgaggaaattaaaccCCATAGAGtttaaggtcacataagtaggaaGTGGCAGAGGCGTGATTCATACCCAAATCTTCCGACTCCATTATTTGTTCAACCTCATTGCCTAATGTCTGAGGCAATGGTACAATATAGTAGGGAGAACCTTTGAACTCTGAAACAAAAGAATTGGGTTCGAGTCCTAACTTCAGcctttactggctttgtgaccttgggcaagaaagAACCTTCCTTTCCGCTTCTGTCTTCTATGGCCTGTCTCATTAATCCTGAATATGGCTTACTGTTGCCTATTCATTCatactctctccctttcccctccacctgacttccctcttcctccctcttgctCTCTTTCATCCCTCCCTCACAATAGTGGAGAATagttcttttctgtctctctcaacaTTTCTAGCTCTGTGTCTCTCCAGTCTCTGAAACACCAACGacgctgatgatgatgatgataataccaCCCAGCATTTATATCCTGCCTCAACATCTCTAAAGTACTTTATGTGTGTCATTTAActagatcctcacaataacttcaTGAgtcaggtgctgttattattatcacctgtattttacagagaaggaaaacctTAGGctgagagagaggttaaggggcttgcccagagtcacacagtgagtgagtgaggctggatttgaattcaagttttcctgatacCAAGGTAGTACCCCATACCAGTATACCACCTAAGTAAAGATGTCAACTTTGACCCCAAGCCAGTGCTCACTATTGGAAACTCAGAATGTGTTCTCTGAGTGGGCAACAGGTTAGACTGGATGTATTCAGC contains the following coding sequences:
- the CA9 gene encoding carbonic anhydrase 9 isoform X3, with amino-acid sequence MAPPFPGWFSLLFPARAPISLLLLLLFLVPSHPYSMLGSERDSSEEEGDPPGAADIHQEEKPPGEEELSSEEDSPGPGEPSKEEDTPREEVPLREEDPPRKEDPPIVEDSPVPEDNLGTHKNIPEKKGDDHQHWGYGGGPLWPRVSRACGGHLQSPVDIRPESTHFRRDLVPPQLHGYSLSSDQSLKLQNNGHTVQLILPPGLWMTLGEGTEYRALQLHLHWGAPGVPGSEHTVGGHRFPAEIHVVHLNTRFDTFREALGQPGGLAVLAAFLQEGPEENDAYEQLLSRLGTIDEEDSETWVPGLDVSALLPQNLHRYFRYKGSLTTPPCSQGVIWTVFNQTVFLSAEQVTSWPWSLDFSLLSQVWPSFYT
- the CA9 gene encoding carbonic anhydrase 9 isoform X2, producing the protein MAPPFPGWFSLLFPARAPISLLLLLLFLVPSHPYSMLGSERDSSEEEGDPPGAADIHQEEKPPGEEELSSEEDSPGPGEPSKEEDTPREEVPLREEDPPRKEDPPIVEDSPVPEDNLGTHKNIPEKKGDDHQHWGYGGGPLWPRVSRACGGHLQSPVDIRPESTHFRRDLVPPQLHGYSLSSDQSLKLQNNGHTVQLILPPGLWMTLGEGTEYRALQLHLHWGAPGVPGSEHTVGGHRFPAEIHVVHLNTRFDTFREALGQPGGLAVLAAFLQEGPEENDAYEQLLSRLGTIDEEDSETWVPGLDVSALLPQNLHRYFRYKGSLTTPPCSQGVIWTVFNQTVFLSAEQLQILSGSLRGPMGSRLQRNFRLTQPLNGRMIEASFPTSTFASSAPPNSRAPAAEPGDVLALVFGLLFAVTSVAFLLYVKHQKRPRSVAKENIIYHPTEITETAT
- the CA9 gene encoding carbonic anhydrase 9 isoform X1 — its product is MAPPFPGWFSLLFPARAPISLLLLLLFLVPSHPYSMLGSERDSSEEEGDPPGAADIHQEEKPPGEEELSSEEDSPGPGEPSKEEDTPREEVPLREEDPPRKEDPPIVEDSPVPEDNLGTHKNIPEKKGDDHQHWGYGGGPLWPRVSRACGGHLQSPVDIRPESTHFRRDLVPPQLHGYSLSSDQSLKLQNNGHTVQLILPPGLWMTLGEGTEYRALQLHLHWGAPGVPGSEHTVGGHRFPAEIHVVHLNTRFDTFREALGQPGGLAVLAAFLQEGPEENDAYEQLLSRLGTIDEEDSETWVPGLDVSALLPQNLHRYFRYKGSLTTPPCSQGVIWTVFNQTVFLSAEQLQILSGSLRGPMGSRLQRNFRLTQPLNGRMIEASFPTSTFASSAPPNSRAPAAEPVHKSSCLSVGDVLALVFGLLFAVTSVAFLLYVKHQKRPRSVAKENIIYHPTEITETAT